In Pyxidicoccus xibeiensis, the following proteins share a genomic window:
- a CDS encoding alpha/beta hydrolase codes for MVLRTAVCVVVGLGLLLWSGESHALLVAVDGGVAKPLAGGAPPFAGGWLRPDGGLAVAGHDGAAPFLMDFASRRRWRLEPREQGAWALAGSQPPTSVSARGPALAVSGPGVAPLGLPSELARLPVRTEEVTFQSGGVTLSGTLWLPSGAAPRAAVVLLHEEDAGTRRALEPYPTYLVHQGLAVLTYDRRSTPEAPSLRALADDGLAAARLLRERAAVREGRVGLMGFGQGAWVAVQAAARAPEVGFLVLISGGGGPVWKQAQHQLRNDARRRGLTGPEQVDLTEFLSMLHDPRLYAPEREEKALKTLDFQLKRAKRKRWYSMTPLAKLDTLPLPRLLAAQRQTWNDVLSYDSTEDLGRVRGPVLALFGEKDEVTPARPAARALSEGLLQRSGDAGAPPVTVKVLPGADHRLALPPDAKLPGVERTADDVFPILEAWLRELGG; via the coding sequence GTGGTGCTGAGGACAGCGGTATGCGTCGTGGTGGGGTTGGGCCTGCTTCTCTGGAGCGGGGAGAGTCACGCGCTCCTGGTGGCGGTGGACGGCGGCGTGGCGAAGCCGCTCGCGGGTGGCGCACCCCCCTTCGCCGGCGGCTGGCTGCGTCCGGACGGAGGGCTCGCGGTCGCCGGGCATGACGGGGCCGCACCCTTCCTGATGGACTTCGCCTCGCGTCGCCGGTGGCGGCTGGAGCCCCGAGAGCAGGGCGCCTGGGCGCTCGCTGGGAGCCAGCCTCCCACCAGTGTCTCCGCCCGGGGCCCCGCGCTGGCCGTGAGCGGCCCGGGAGTCGCGCCGCTCGGCCTGCCGTCGGAGCTGGCCCGGCTGCCAGTGCGCACCGAGGAGGTCACCTTCCAGAGTGGAGGCGTCACCCTCTCCGGGACGCTGTGGCTCCCATCCGGCGCGGCGCCCCGTGCCGCCGTGGTGCTGCTGCACGAAGAGGACGCGGGGACGCGGCGGGCGCTGGAGCCGTACCCGACGTACCTCGTCCACCAGGGGCTCGCGGTGCTCACGTACGACAGGCGAAGCACGCCCGAGGCGCCTTCCCTGCGAGCGCTGGCGGACGACGGGCTCGCGGCGGCGCGGCTGCTCCGGGAGCGCGCGGCCGTGCGCGAGGGCAGGGTGGGGCTGATGGGCTTTGGTCAGGGCGCATGGGTCGCGGTCCAAGCGGCGGCGCGAGCACCCGAGGTCGGCTTCCTCGTGCTCATCTCCGGCGGCGGAGGCCCGGTCTGGAAGCAGGCGCAGCACCAGCTTCGCAACGACGCCCGCCGGCGCGGGCTCACCGGCCCGGAGCAGGTGGACCTGACGGAGTTCCTGAGCATGCTCCACGACCCGCGCCTCTACGCGCCCGAGCGCGAGGAGAAGGCGCTGAAGACGCTCGACTTCCAGCTCAAGCGTGCGAAGCGCAAGCGCTGGTACAGCATGACGCCGCTGGCGAAGCTCGACACCCTCCCGCTGCCGCGCCTCCTGGCTGCCCAGCGCCAGACGTGGAACGACGTGCTGTCCTACGACTCGACGGAGGACCTGGGGCGGGTGCGCGGCCCGGTGCTCGCGCTGTTCGGCGAGAAGGACGAGGTGACGCCCGCCCGCCCCGCGGCACGCGCGCTGTCCGAAGGACTCCTCCAGCGGTCCGGTGATGCGGGGGCGCCTCCGGTGACGGTGAAGGTGCTGCCCGGGGCGGACCACCGGCTCGCCCTGCCGCCCGACGCGAAGCTGCCGGGCGTGGAGCGGACGGCGGACGACGTGTTCCCG